CCAGTCAGTATACAGGTTCTGGTTGTTGTGGTCATCATTCTGGCCACATTCAGCTTGCCTGCTCAGGCTTCGGATGTCGTTAAGCTTCGCTTCTCGACTTACAACCCACCTCGAGGCATGGAAGGCCAGATGGCTCAATGGCTGGCTGAAGAAATCAAGCAACGTAGCAAGGGGCGGATCACTTTTGAAATGTATTTCGGTGGATCCTTGATGAAAGCCAGGGAAACCCTTAGAGGAATCCAGTCCGGCATAGCCGACATGGGTTTCATTTTCGTGCCTTATTACCCCCGCGAACTGCCGGCCTGGACCGTGGCCGAACCGTTCCTGCGGGGACCGGTGGCGCCGGAAAAACGTGCCGCCTTTTTCTGGGAACTTTATGCCGAAGCTCCCGAGTTGAAACAGGCCCTGGACAAATGGAACCAGCGTCTGGTCGCAGTGCACGTATTCGGCAAACATAGCGTGGGCGGCCCCCGGCCCCTCAAAAGCCTGGCGGACTTGAAGGGCCTTAAGGTCCGCTGTGCCGGCGGCTATGATGCTTTGCACATGGCGGCTCTGGGGGCCAATATCGTATTCTGCAAGGGCAGAGAAGTATATTCAGCCATGCAAAAAGGAGCCATCGACGCTAACTATACTCCTCTGACCTCATACTTCAAATACAAACTATATGAGATCGGGAAAAATCACCACTTGCTGGTAATTCCCCAGTTTATAGGGTCGGTGGCCCTTATCACCATGAACCTGGACAGTTTCAACAAATTGTCGCCGCAACAACAAAAAGCTCTCCAGGAAGCCGGACGGAAGTACAGCAAAGTAGAAAGTAGAGAAATACAAGAACTTGAAAAACAATATTCCACCAAGATGACCCAGGCCGGCCTGAAAATGGTTTCTATTTCAAAAAGTGAAGTACTGAAATGGGCTCAAGACTGTGAAGCTAGAAGCAAAGACAAATGGCTCGAAAAAACCAAGGGCAAAGCCGGCGGGCAGGCGCTCCTGGACAAAGCTGAACGCCTATTGAAAAAATATCAGGACTAAAATTCCCATGTTAATCAAAATGTTAGGCACATTGGGTGGCTTGGCTATCGGGGCCATGATGCTGCTTATCCTGGCAGAAGTGCTAAGTCGGTTGTTCCTGGGTAGCTCCATCGAAGGTACCATCGAGATCGTGGGGATGTCCCTTGCCTTGGCCGTTTTTTTGGGGTTTGCTCCTTGCGAGCAAAGTCATGACCATGTGCGGGTTGAATTGTTGCGGTCGCGCCTCAAACAGCGTCCTCAACTGGCTCTGGATATAGCGA
This is a stretch of genomic DNA from Deltaproteobacteria bacterium. It encodes these proteins:
- the dctP gene encoding TRAP transporter substrate-binding protein DctP codes for the protein MLKNIFKWKNPVSIQVLVVVVIILATFSLPAQASDVVKLRFSTYNPPRGMEGQMAQWLAEEIKQRSKGRITFEMYFGGSLMKARETLRGIQSGIADMGFIFVPYYPRELPAWTVAEPFLRGPVAPEKRAAFFWELYAEAPELKQALDKWNQRLVAVHVFGKHSVGGPRPLKSLADLKGLKVRCAGGYDALHMAALGANIVFCKGREVYSAMQKGAIDANYTPLTSYFKYKLYEIGKNHHLLVIPQFIGSVALITMNLDSFNKLSPQQQKALQEAGRKYSKVESREIQELEKQYSTKMTQAGLKMVSISKSEVLKWAQDCEARSKDKWLEKTKGKAGGQALLDKAERLLKKYQD